A genomic stretch from Telopea speciosissima isolate NSW1024214 ecotype Mountain lineage chromosome 7, Tspe_v1, whole genome shotgun sequence includes:
- the LOC122666870 gene encoding putative pectinesterase/pectinesterase inhibitor 22 — MLPSFHANPQEGNLGNGFIQDLIIQACANTTNHQSCLSNLQAELVHTGKGSPNSVLRAGISATLTQVNRAISMITKVSTLSVDPREQMAVEDCKELLDFSVSELSWSLSDMRNIRSTNPSSHNPQGNFKAWLSAALTNQDTCLEGFEGTNGHIRDYMEGSLQQVSQLISNLLVMYHKMHSIPLTPPRDETQENGEELVSGFPKWVTEEDRELLLAARPHSRRIDVVVALDGSGHYRSITEAVMEAPNYSGRRYVIHVRKGVYRENLDLKKKKTNISLLGDGIGATVITGARNFMQGYTTFRTPTIAVSGRGFIAKDMTFRNTAGPENHQAVALRVDSDLSAFYRCSMEGYQDTLYSHSLRQFYRECNIYGTIDFIFGNGQAVFQECKIFTRKPLPLQKVTITAQGRKDPHQSTGFSIQHSEVLATYPTYLGRPWKLYSRTVYMNTFMSYQVQPRGWLEWLGNFALDTLYYGEYNNYGPGAGLGGRVRWPGFHIIKDAATASFFTVERFIDGLRWLPSTGITFTLGLTE, encoded by the exons ATGCTTCCTTCCTTCCATGCTAACCCACAAGAAGGAAATTTAGGAAATGGGTTTATCCAAGATTTGATCATTCAAGCTTGTGCCAACACCACTAACCATCAATCTTGCCTTTCCAACCTTCAAGCTGAACTTGTCCACACGGGTAAGGGTAGCCCAAATTCTGTCCTTCGTGCAGGGATCAGTGCTACCTTGACCCAAGTAAATCGTGCCATATCAATGATCACTAAAGTTAGTACCTTATCAGTGGATCCCCGTGAACAAATGGCCGTGGAGGACTGCAAAGAGCTGCTCGATTTCTCCGTATCAGAGCTATCGTGGTCGTTATCGGATATGCGAAACATCCGATCAACCAACCCGAGCAGTCACAACCCTCAAGGTAACTTCAAAGCATGGCTTAGTGCTGCTCTCACTAACCAAGACACATGCCTTGAAGGCTTCGAGGGTACTAATGGTCACATTAGAGATTACATGGAGGGGAGCTTACAACAAGTCTCACAACTCATCTCTAATCTTTTGGTTATGTATCATAAGATGCATAGTATACCTCTTACACCACCAAGAGATGAAACACAGGAGAATGGGGAAGAATTGGTGTCTGGTTTCCCGAAATGGGTCACGGAGGAAGATCGAGAGCTTCTATTGGCAGCAAGGCCACATAGTAGGAGAATAGATGTGGTAGTAGCCTTGGATGGGAGTGGGCACTATAGATCGATCACAGAGGCAGTGATGGAAGCTCCTAATTACAGTGGAAGGAGGTATGTTATCCATGTGAGGAAGGGAGTTTACAGAGAGAActtggatttgaagaagaagaagaccaataTTTCGCTTTTGGGAGATGGGATTGGAGCCACTGTTATCACTGGCGCTCGTAATTTCATGCAAGGTTATACAACTTTTCGAACACCTACCATTG CGGTTTCTGGACGGGGTTTCATAGCAAAGGACATGACGTTCCGTAACACGGCAGGACCAGAGAACCATCAAGCGGTGGCTCTCCGAGTTGACTCAGACCTCTCAGCCTTCTACCGGTGCAGCATGGAAGGTTACCAAGACACACTCTACTCCCACTCACTCCGTCAATTCTACAGAGAATGCAACATCTACGGCACCATCGACTTCATATTCGGGAACGGACAAGCAGTGTTTCAGGAATGCAAGATCTTCACCAGGAAACCCTTACCACTACAGAAGGTGACCATCACTGCCCAAGGAAGGAAAGACCCACACCAGAGCACTGGATTCTCCATACAACACAGTGAGGTTCTGGCTACGTATCCCACTTACTTAGGGAGGCCATGGAAATTGTACTCTAGAACTGTATACATGAATACGTTCATGAGTTATCAGGTTCAGCCACGAGGTTGGCTGGAATGGTTGGGGAATTTCGCATTGGATACATTGTATTACGGGGAATACAATAACTATGGACCCGGTGCGGGGTTGGGTGGACGAGTGAGATGGCCAGGTTTTCACATCATTAAGGATGCTGCCACTGCTAGTTTCTTCACAGTTGAGCGTTTCATCGACGGGCTCCGATGGTTGCCATCCACTGGTATTACTTTTACTCTCGGTTTAACCGAATaa